In Candidatus Chlorohelix allophototropha, one DNA window encodes the following:
- a CDS encoding GbsR/MarR family transcriptional regulator: MSSDKVMDNPIVSQHDESILRYAEEVGSFFERWGGLKILGRIIGLLQASEKALNAEEIAEALKISRSSVSTNLQMAQTVKMVQTAPRRLKGERREYFEIAPGTWEYLFMEVGEKVRGLQAIARSGLKVIPVDNIPAQARLREMEELSNFLQAWLNGFEDAWHKHKAALNQNNEM, from the coding sequence ATGAGCAGCGATAAGGTGATGGATAACCCCATAGTCTCTCAACATGATGAGTCAATACTACGCTATGCCGAAGAAGTGGGCAGTTTCTTTGAAAGGTGGGGAGGATTAAAGATATTAGGACGCATCATAGGTTTGTTACAGGCATCGGAAAAGGCTTTGAATGCAGAAGAGATTGCCGAAGCTTTGAAAATAAGTCGCTCTAGTGTTAGTACCAACCTGCAAATGGCACAAACCGTCAAAATGGTACAGACAGCGCCGCGCCGCTTAAAGGGCGAAAGACGCGAATATTTTGAAATTGCGCCGGGTACGTGGGAATACCTCTTTATGGAGGTTGGAGAAAAAGTCAGGGGACTTCAGGCGATAGCACGCTCTGGCTTGAAAGTCATTCCAGTAGACAATATCCCTGCTCAGGCGCGGTTGCGCGAAATGGAAGAATTAAGTAACTTTTTGCAAGCGTGGCTTAATGGCTTTGAAGACGCTTGGCATAAGCATAAAGCTGCTTTAAATCAGAATAATGAAATGTGA
- a CDS encoding nuclear transport factor 2 family protein: MDIIENATRLLAAFENKDLQTILAAFAEDGILIDPHYPQVEMRGKAAIERGIKWGLGSLEKPGFKILRHWVNGESATFEVATHHIIRGPIKANFSQIFVVESRNGLITRLQSYPNYGPHGISSLPGKVTALVWRLQGKLK, from the coding sequence ATGGATATAATAGAAAACGCCACCCGGTTATTAGCCGCTTTTGAAAACAAGGATTTGCAAACTATCTTGGCTGCCTTTGCGGAAGATGGTATTTTGATTGACCCGCATTACCCTCAAGTGGAAATGAGGGGAAAAGCTGCCATTGAGCGCGGCATCAAATGGGGCTTGGGGAGTCTGGAAAAGCCCGGTTTCAAAATCCTTCGCCATTGGGTAAACGGAGAGAGCGCAACCTTTGAAGTAGCCACCCATCACATCATCCGAGGACCAATAAAAGCCAACTTTTCCCAAATCTTTGTGGTCGAATCCCGTAATGGTCTAATTACGAGGTTACAATCCTACCCCAACTATGGTCCGCACGGTATCAGTTCCTTACCGGGCAAAGTAACCGCCTTGGTGTGGCGCTTGCAGGGTAAACTCAAATAA
- a CDS encoding response regulator — protein sequence MVVLVINESDVFRKSLSRFLELRGYSVVEAATCEEGYLQSIKYKPQLVAVDNLIDSISCLNVCKTMQSIPGMETTGFVVFTDYDDEFETAASINLKATITKPNILPKMKEHFPDLK from the coding sequence ATGGTAGTTTTAGTTATAAATGAAAGTGATGTTTTTAGAAAATCATTGAGTAGATTCCTTGAACTGCGTGGCTATAGTGTGGTTGAAGCAGCTACATGTGAAGAAGGCTATTTACAATCAATTAAGTACAAACCACAGCTTGTGGCAGTGGATAACCTTATTGACTCAATCTCTTGCCTTAATGTTTGTAAGACTATGCAGTCAATTCCCGGTATGGAAACGACGGGGTTTGTAGTTTTTACTGACTATGATGATGAGTTTGAAACTGCCGCCAGTATCAATCTAAAAGCAACTATTACCAAGCCCAACATATTGCCTAAGATGAAAGAGCATTTTCCAGATTTGAAATAG
- a CDS encoding CsbD family protein — translation MKDSNNDRAKGKVKELGGRIQSKLGEMLGNDDMQAKGEAKIIEGKAQNAFGKGRDVVKEKMDSIANHLYANKP, via the coding sequence ATGAAAGATAGCAATAACGATCGTGCTAAAGGTAAAGTAAAAGAACTTGGTGGCAGAATTCAAAGTAAGCTTGGCGAAATGCTAGGTAATGATGACATGCAAGCCAAGGGGGAAGCTAAAATTATTGAAGGTAAGGCTCAAAATGCGTTTGGAAAAGGTAGAGATGTGGTTAAAGAGAAGATGGATTCTATAGCCAACCACCTTTACGCTAATAAGCCTTAG
- a CDS encoding MFS transporter gives MLPKFTGLWRHPNFIKLWAGETVSLLGSQISLLALPLTAILMLKATSVQMGFLGVAEFAPLLLVSLFAGVWVDQLPRRRLMIGSAIGQALLLSSIPLVSLWGLLSMEYLYGVSFLIGTLSVFFAIAYQSYLPTLIQTDYLVEGNSKLEISQSLAEIAGPGIGGSLVQLLTAPFAILADAASFLVSALCLSMIRQPEPLLPPRTQKIKIWSQIGEGLRVILTNRILVSFALCNSTINFSQQLIFTVFTLYVVSELHIEPVLLGFILSAGSVGGLIGAVLAERVTRRFGFGFTIVATTLIGGISSLLIPLATNPLTLAIPLLIASRFLYGLVNPIYHVSQISVRQAITPNRLQGRVNASMRFLAGGVIPIGAFVGGLLGSTLGLRATMLVGAIGMLVPFLWVFFSPVRKIQDSPTALN, from the coding sequence ATGTTACCGAAATTTACCGGACTGTGGAGACATCCGAACTTTATAAAACTATGGGCGGGTGAAACCGTTTCGCTTTTGGGGAGTCAAATTTCACTTTTGGCTCTGCCCCTAACTGCCATACTGATGTTAAAGGCAACTTCCGTACAGATGGGCTTTCTCGGAGTTGCCGAATTTGCCCCTTTACTGCTGGTAAGTTTATTTGCGGGGGTGTGGGTTGATCAGTTGCCGCGCCGTCGCTTGATGATCGGCAGCGCAATCGGTCAAGCTTTACTCCTAAGCTCTATTCCTCTGGTATCGCTATGGGGCTTACTTAGCATGGAATACTTGTATGGAGTGAGCTTTCTAATCGGTACGTTATCGGTTTTCTTCGCAATTGCCTATCAATCCTATCTGCCCACTCTTATCCAGACCGACTATCTGGTAGAAGGAAACAGCAAACTCGAAATCAGTCAATCGTTGGCTGAAATAGCTGGACCGGGGATTGGCGGAAGCCTTGTTCAACTGCTAACCGCCCCCTTCGCTATATTGGCTGATGCCGCCTCGTTCTTGGTATCAGCATTGTGTTTGAGCATGATTCGCCAGCCTGAACCGCTTCTACCGCCACGAACCCAAAAAATAAAGATTTGGTCTCAGATTGGGGAGGGTTTAAGGGTAATTTTGACTAATCGTATTTTAGTCTCATTCGCTTTATGCAACAGTACAATCAATTTTTCTCAACAGCTAATCTTTACGGTTTTCACTCTTTATGTTGTAAGCGAACTACACATCGAGCCTGTTTTGTTAGGTTTTATCCTAAGCGCCGGAAGTGTGGGTGGTTTGATCGGCGCAGTGTTAGCGGAGCGCGTAACTCGCCGGTTTGGGTTCGGATTTACTATTGTAGCTACTACGCTCATCGGCGGTATCAGTTCGCTACTAATTCCATTGGCAACTAACCCACTTACCCTAGCGATTCCATTGCTAATAGCAAGTCGCTTTCTCTATGGTTTGGTCAATCCTATTTATCATGTCAGCCAAATAAGCGTGCGGCAAGCCATTACCCCCAATCGGTTACAGGGGCGGGTGAACGCGAGTATGCGGTTTTTAGCAGGAGGGGTCATACCAATAGGCGCTTTTGTAGGAGGTTTATTGGGTAGCACGCTTGGTTTGAGGGCTACTATGTTGGTCGGTGCAATTGGTATGCTTGTGCCTTTCCTATGGGTGTTCTTTTCTCCTGTCCGTAAGATTCAGGACAGCCCGACTGCGCTCAACTGA
- a CDS encoding hybrid sensor histidine kinase/response regulator: protein MDYDISNQQLHKELERLQQRITALEKDADIRKAYVKLLLKEKELLAITLRSIGDGVITTDTQGLVVMMNPVAETLTGWNIAEAQNKPLREVFHIISEKTGKEVENPVQKVLDTGLIRGLANSTLLISQEGNSRVIADSAAPIIDTITGQILGVVLVFRDVTHERKLELEVARAEKLESVGILAGGIAHDFNNVLTSIAGNIWLAKLASKDQKSLEVEDLLAEAESQTFRAKELTHQLLTFSKGGAPIKKISSLQELVRETAIFALHGSNVRCVFALPEDLWVVNIDTTQISQVINNLIINADQAMPEGGIITITAENVLANSVVRQDEPMLLKTVDYVKVSIQDGGIGISQEALTKIFEPYFTTKSSGSGLGLATSFSIISKHKGFLGVTSELGKGATFFLYLPALSGEVVAPLEKEVGKKLVSMYGGKVLIVDDQNDILVLLKRVLGLVGYEVITALDGAVGIELYREALESANPFQAVILDLTIPGGMGGKETIQRLLALDPQVKAIVTSGYSDDPILSNFEAYGFKGALGKPFKFLELREKLDAMLA, encoded by the coding sequence ATGGATTACGATATTTCTAACCAGCAACTTCATAAGGAACTAGAACGGTTGCAGCAGCGCATTACCGCACTGGAAAAGGACGCGGATATACGCAAAGCCTACGTAAAGTTGTTGCTCAAAGAAAAAGAGCTGCTGGCTATAACTTTACGTAGCATCGGTGACGGGGTGATTACCACCGATACGCAAGGGTTAGTAGTGATGATGAATCCGGTTGCCGAAACCCTTACAGGCTGGAACATTGCCGAGGCACAAAACAAGCCGCTACGAGAAGTATTCCATATTATCAGTGAGAAAACAGGCAAAGAGGTGGAGAACCCGGTTCAAAAGGTGTTGGATACCGGACTTATCAGGGGCTTGGCTAATAGCACCCTTTTGATTAGTCAAGAAGGTAATTCACGGGTCATCGCTGATAGCGCCGCGCCGATTATTGATACGATTACCGGTCAAATATTGGGGGTAGTGCTGGTCTTTCGAGATGTTACCCACGAACGTAAACTGGAATTAGAAGTAGCCCGCGCCGAAAAGCTAGAGAGTGTGGGAATACTGGCTGGCGGTATTGCCCACGATTTTAACAATGTTTTGACCTCGATAGCCGGAAATATCTGGCTGGCTAAGCTGGCATCCAAAGACCAGAAATCGCTTGAAGTAGAGGACTTGCTGGCAGAAGCCGAAAGCCAAACTTTCCGAGCTAAGGAATTAACCCACCAGTTGCTAACCTTTTCCAAAGGGGGCGCACCCATCAAAAAAATTTCGTCGCTACAGGAGTTGGTGCGAGAAACAGCTATTTTTGCCTTGCACGGGTCGAATGTACGCTGTGTCTTTGCCTTACCGGAGGATTTGTGGGTAGTGAATATTGATACCACTCAGATAAGCCAAGTAATAAATAACCTGATTATCAATGCCGACCAAGCAATGCCGGAAGGTGGCATTATTACGATTACCGCTGAGAATGTGCTGGCGAACAGTGTCGTTAGGCAGGATGAGCCAATGCTATTAAAAACGGTTGATTACGTGAAGGTCTCAATCCAAGACGGGGGTATCGGTATCAGTCAGGAAGCTTTAACTAAAATATTCGAACCATACTTTACTACCAAGTCCAGCGGAAGCGGTTTGGGACTGGCGACCTCTTTTTCGATTATCAGTAAGCACAAGGGTTTTCTGGGGGTGACTTCAGAACTTGGCAAAGGCGCTACTTTCTTCCTGTATTTGCCAGCCCTTTCTGGAGAAGTGGTTGCACCTCTTGAGAAAGAAGTTGGGAAAAAGCTGGTTTCGATGTATGGAGGCAAAGTTCTGATTGTAGATGACCAGAATGATATTCTCGTATTATTGAAACGAGTGCTTGGTCTTGTGGGGTATGAGGTTATAACCGCCCTTGATGGGGCAGTGGGAATTGAACTTTACCGGGAGGCGTTAGAGAGCGCTAATCCTTTCCAAGCGGTGATATTGGATTTAACCATACCGGGTGGGATGGGCGGCAAGGAAACCATCCAACGCTTATTAGCGCTAGACCCTCAAGTAAAAGCAATAGTTACGAGCGGTTATTCGGATGACCCGATTTTGAGCAATTTTGAGGCATATGGGTTTAAGGGTGCGCTGGGTAAGCCTTTCAAGTTTTTGGAACTGCGCGAGAAGTTGGACGCAATGCTGGCATAA
- a CDS encoding metallophosphoesterase, which produces MFIKIENDHSNVKVTLKLNKAFAALSALSGVSALFYARMFERKWLEVTSHRVEVHNLPTAWQGFRFAWMSDLHLGYKPSYEPVSATFERVIAAKPDLILLGGDYMDRGKWKPVCDELFGKLAATGIPIVGIWGNHDYFGNRRDPDKNLEHFERLGIRILVNEALCIEQQGIPQYFIGLDDSIKGVPDPKGAKKRLPNGIKPLVTLLHNPNYIRRLPENYSEVVLSGHTHGGQLNPLPLHRNLNWLRYSTGKHHSLYPTGWYNVNGNRLYTGRGVGVTHWPLRFGSRPELAIFELQPCN; this is translated from the coding sequence ATGTTCATCAAAATCGAGAATGATCACTCTAACGTCAAAGTAACTCTGAAGTTGAACAAAGCCTTTGCTGCTCTAAGCGCCCTTTCTGGAGTAAGCGCGTTATTCTACGCCCGTATGTTTGAGCGTAAATGGCTTGAAGTAACCAGCCACCGAGTCGAAGTCCATAATTTACCGACAGCATGGCAGGGCTTTCGCTTTGCGTGGATGAGTGATTTGCATCTGGGCTATAAACCTTCCTATGAGCCGGTTAGCGCCACCTTTGAGCGTGTCATTGCCGCTAAGCCCGATTTGATTCTTCTAGGTGGAGATTACATGGATCGGGGAAAATGGAAGCCTGTCTGTGACGAACTTTTTGGTAAATTGGCAGCAACCGGGATTCCAATTGTGGGTATCTGGGGCAATCACGATTATTTTGGCAACCGCCGCGACCCTGATAAGAATCTAGAACATTTCGAGCGTTTGGGCATCCGTATTCTGGTTAACGAGGCTCTTTGCATAGAACAGCAAGGTATTCCGCAATATTTTATCGGTCTGGACGATAGCATAAAGGGCGTACCAGACCCCAAAGGGGCAAAAAAGCGTCTCCCCAATGGGATAAAGCCGCTCGTAACGCTGTTGCACAATCCTAATTACATCCGACGCTTGCCCGAAAACTACTCCGAGGTTGTTTTGTCCGGGCATACCCATGGCGGACAGCTTAACCCCCTACCACTACACCGTAACCTGAACTGGCTGCGCTACTCTACCGGCAAACACCACTCGCTGTACCCCACCGGTTGGTACAATGTTAACGGCAATCGCCTGTACACCGGCAGAGGCGTGGGAGTGACACATTGGCCCCTACGTTTCGGGTCGCGCCCGGAACTGGCAATATTCGAATTACAACCTTGCAATTGA
- a CDS encoding response regulator has product MVVLVINEDFLLRKLVCTFFEMNGYKVVEARSYAEGYMRANAYKPQALVIDNILDSVSCLATCKKIQSLPNMETAEFVIFTNYENELLDTSSIKLKGTLTKPYILSKLREYFPPLNREYPPDTSYYIH; this is encoded by the coding sequence ATGGTAGTTCTTGTTATTAATGAAGATTTTCTTTTGAGAAAACTAGTCTGTACATTTTTTGAAATGAACGGCTACAAAGTGGTTGAAGCCCGTAGTTATGCTGAAGGTTATATGAGGGCAAATGCTTACAAACCGCAGGCTTTAGTTATAGATAATATTCTTGACTCCGTGTCCTGCCTTGCTACTTGTAAGAAGATTCAATCACTTCCAAACATGGAAACGGCTGAGTTTGTAATTTTTACGAATTATGAGAATGAGTTACTAGATACTTCAAGTATCAAGCTTAAAGGAACTCTTACCAAACCGTATATATTATCTAAGTTGAGGGAGTATTTTCCACCCTTGAATAGAGAATATCCTCCTGACACTTCCTATTATATCCATTAG
- a CDS encoding GlsB/YeaQ/YmgE family stress response membrane protein, whose translation MSIIAWLVVGLVAGWIANMIMSSGRGGLITDLVIGILGAIVGGFLLGLVTKTDYTTGINVPTILVAIGGAIVLLALYRLATGRRILRNGRY comes from the coding sequence ATGAGTATTATTGCGTGGTTAGTAGTCGGACTGGTGGCTGGCTGGATTGCCAATATGATAATGAGTAGCGGACGGGGTGGATTGATCACCGACTTGGTAATTGGGATTTTAGGCGCTATCGTAGGCGGTTTCTTACTAGGGTTAGTTACCAAAACTGATTACACTACTGGTATTAATGTTCCAACTATCCTCGTAGCCATCGGAGGAGCAATTGTCCTGTTGGCGCTGTACCGACTGGCTACCGGTCGTAGAATTTTAAGGAACGGTCGTTACTAA
- a CDS encoding cyclic nucleotide-binding domain-containing protein encodes MATVAGVPRPVRISGYSNGLGRFFKVKSGEGTSLLLLGGTMLAIEAGYWLGSNGLDALVFSQYGSGALPWLLIGKGLLGCLSLTLYSYGVGRVNRAWLLAVTTTIIVIGLFIARLAINSDPPGAVLFLIWTLGYVIPDLLGIQAWSLARQVFDSRQSKRLFPLITAGDTIGIVVGNFLTAPLAGLLGVPNLLLGWAFLTFLAFIMMRPLQRLVDLRDKRPKTRQQRNEQNGSVLAQFRLGYTIIRYYPMMGLVAITTALNALLYWVLWLPYIRVSTEAFPNNPAALAGFFGAVAGSATIASFLFSLLVLNRLFTRFGIRNFVMVTATINTIGFILIGPILNLSFAAVIAFRFFQIVSRQSVTTSTTQTLYNLVPPEARDVAGNFNQAVSLQAGMGLAGIILFLTPAVGIPIILFLAIALSIFYLITSLRIRNLYKPSLVQLLREGQQEFFGHEDLDESGNFSGGSGTDEAINVALVGLKDPYEGSRRLSAELLGRMARPEVVPFLITAISNDKSPDVRRACIVALSQLSGQDAFHSIAQHLADPDAGVRAQAAASLRNTGAELEQMSLFFLRRALNDQNPVVCREAIFTISAYGYHKEALYALWEMGRHPEMQVRAEAAIAYGVIGEQEDPLILKELLILLRDSDSIVRAKAARAISRFSDPKAVNALIYTLEDESPAVREEAAHSLARMHQVSASTILRYLAISINENGQHAALRTLTLARLDYLDSSRTLLPERSGEVVSQDLKIEPPVKSGKLVIDEIKYQKLVEYGKRQLEIARRMSDYLRSLSKLDMNSAAWRTNGRRPKRDPANLALLQKSLRARYQSAIDRLIAVVGLLGNVEAIELAGENLRNRAERDASRKRADAIETFENFGDDYLTPALISLLDEDEQGEAALPSKPRTLAETLYEIWLENDRWLRACILHVIGLFSLSKLKPLVLEALKLDPTKEQLIYESALEAQQNLNLTTDNNNSENSMQTLTSLSTLSRILFLQKVPIFSSLSPEDLRRVAVVSDERLYTPGEFLCYEGEAGDELYIIVSGQVQVLAGYTGKTDEPATNVKTLYTATEGEVLGEMAILEDIPRTATLRAYNAPVRILALGGIEFKRILRERPELAIEIIRVLSRWLRETNRRLQNAPSLEEAPAS; translated from the coding sequence ATGGCTACGGTAGCAGGTGTGCCTCGTCCTGTGCGAATTAGCGGCTACAGCAATGGACTGGGTCGTTTCTTCAAGGTCAAGAGCGGAGAAGGTACTAGCCTTTTATTACTGGGCGGTACTATGCTTGCCATTGAAGCCGGTTACTGGCTTGGCAGCAACGGGCTGGACGCATTGGTTTTCAGTCAGTACGGTTCCGGGGCGTTACCTTGGCTTTTGATCGGCAAGGGCTTGCTAGGCTGCCTCTCACTCACCCTTTACAGTTATGGAGTAGGACGGGTTAACCGGGCGTGGCTGTTGGCAGTTACAACCACCATTATTGTAATTGGGCTGTTTATCGCGCGGCTAGCAATTAATTCTGATCCCCCCGGCGCGGTTCTCTTTCTCATCTGGACTTTGGGATATGTAATTCCCGATTTACTGGGAATACAGGCTTGGTCGCTTGCCCGTCAGGTATTCGACAGCCGCCAATCCAAGCGTCTCTTTCCGCTGATAACCGCAGGCGATACCATTGGAATTGTGGTAGGCAATTTCCTGACCGCCCCTCTAGCGGGCTTGTTAGGTGTACCAAACCTATTGCTTGGTTGGGCTTTCCTAACCTTCCTCGCTTTTATCATGATGCGCCCGCTACAGCGGCTGGTTGATTTACGCGACAAACGCCCCAAAACACGCCAGCAACGCAATGAACAAAACGGAAGCGTATTAGCTCAATTCAGGTTAGGCTACACCATCATTCGTTACTATCCTATGATGGGATTGGTCGCCATTACCACTGCGCTCAACGCCTTACTTTACTGGGTGCTGTGGCTACCCTATATCCGAGTTTCTACCGAAGCCTTTCCCAACAATCCGGCGGCGTTAGCAGGATTCTTCGGGGCAGTGGCTGGCAGCGCCACAATTGCCTCCTTCCTTTTCAGCCTGCTAGTATTGAATCGCCTGTTTACCCGCTTCGGAATACGTAACTTTGTAATGGTAACAGCTACAATCAATACCATCGGCTTTATCCTGATAGGTCCTATTCTAAATCTATCCTTTGCTGCGGTCATTGCCTTTCGTTTCTTCCAAATCGTTTCGCGCCAGTCGGTCACAACCAGTACCACACAGACGCTCTATAACCTAGTCCCACCCGAAGCGAGAGATGTCGCCGGAAATTTCAATCAGGCGGTCAGTTTACAAGCAGGGATGGGACTGGCAGGAATTATCCTTTTCCTGACTCCGGCTGTAGGCATTCCGATTATTCTATTCTTGGCAATAGCTCTCTCTATTTTCTATCTGATTACCAGTTTGCGTATCAGGAATCTTTATAAGCCTTCCTTGGTTCAGCTATTGAGGGAAGGGCAACAGGAATTTTTCGGACACGAGGATTTAGATGAATCCGGAAACTTCTCCGGGGGTAGCGGCACGGACGAAGCGATAAATGTAGCATTGGTAGGTTTAAAAGACCCCTATGAAGGTTCGCGCCGCCTTAGCGCCGAATTGCTAGGCAGAATGGCGCGACCGGAGGTAGTGCCTTTTCTGATTACCGCCATCTCTAACGACAAATCTCCCGATGTCAGGCGTGCTTGTATTGTAGCCCTTAGTCAGCTAAGCGGACAGGACGCTTTCCACTCGATCGCGCAACATCTAGCCGACCCAGATGCCGGAGTACGAGCGCAAGCCGCCGCTTCATTGCGCAATACCGGGGCTGAACTTGAGCAAATGAGCCTTTTCTTCCTGCGGCGCGCCTTAAACGACCAGAATCCGGTGGTATGCCGCGAGGCTATTTTTACTATCAGCGCCTATGGCTACCATAAAGAGGCGTTGTATGCCCTATGGGAAATGGGGCGACATCCCGAAATGCAGGTAAGAGCCGAAGCGGCAATTGCATACGGGGTTATCGGTGAGCAAGAAGACCCGCTCATCCTAAAAGAATTACTCATCTTGCTGCGAGATAGCGATTCAATCGTGCGGGCGAAAGCGGCTAGGGCGATTTCCCGTTTCTCTGACCCTAAAGCGGTCAATGCGCTGATTTATACCCTTGAAGATGAAAGCCCGGCAGTTCGAGAGGAAGCGGCACATTCACTGGCACGTATGCATCAGGTATCCGCTTCTACAATATTGCGTTACCTTGCCATCTCTATAAACGAAAACGGGCAACATGCGGCATTGCGTACCCTCACCCTCGCCCGACTCGATTATCTTGACTCCAGCCGTACCCTATTGCCGGAACGTAGCGGCGAAGTCGTGTCGCAGGATTTGAAAATCGAGCCGCCCGTCAAAAGCGGAAAACTGGTTATAGACGAGATAAAATACCAAAAGCTGGTTGAATACGGCAAGCGTCAACTCGAAATTGCGCGGCGTATGTCCGATTATCTGCGCTCTCTCAGCAAGTTAGATATGAATTCTGCGGCATGGCGCACCAACGGGCGACGACCTAAACGTGACCCCGCCAATCTTGCGCTATTACAAAAGTCGTTGCGGGCACGTTACCAAAGCGCAATTGACCGCTTAATAGCAGTGGTAGGTTTACTTGGTAATGTGGAAGCAATTGAACTGGCAGGTGAAAATCTGCGTAATCGCGCCGAACGCGATGCCTCGCGAAAACGTGCCGATGCAATCGAAACTTTCGAAAATTTTGGCGACGACTACCTAACTCCGGCGCTTATTTCCTTACTCGATGAAGATGAACAAGGAGAAGCAGCGTTACCCTCCAAACCGCGAACTCTGGCAGAGACTCTTTATGAAATTTGGCTGGAAAACGATCGCTGGTTACGGGCTTGCATACTCCATGTAATAGGGCTTTTTAGCCTGAGCAAGCTCAAACCGCTGGTGCTAGAAGCGCTCAAGCTTGACCCTACCAAAGAGCAATTAATCTATGAAAGCGCCTTAGAAGCGCAACAAAATCTGAATTTAACTACCGATAACAATAATTCGGAGAATAGTATGCAGACTCTTACATCACTCTCAACCCTATCGCGTATTCTGTTCTTGCAGAAAGTACCGATTTTTTCCAGCCTTAGCCCCGAAGATTTGCGGCGGGTGGCGGTTGTTAGCGATGAAAGGCTTTATACTCCCGGTGAATTTCTCTGCTACGAGGGCGAGGCGGGCGATGAATTGTACATTATTGTTTCGGGACAAGTCCAAGTATTGGCGGGATACACCGGCAAAACTGACGAACCGGCGACAAATGTTAAGACCCTTTACACCGCTACAGAAGGCGAAGTGCTAGGGGAAATGGCTATTCTCGAAGATATACCGCGCACCGCTACCCTACGCGCCTACAACGCCCCGGTACGTATTCTAGCGCTGGGCGGCATCGAGTTTAAACGTATCCTAAGAGAGCGTCCAGAATTGGCAATCGAAATTATCCGAGTGTTGAGCCGTTGGTTGCGCGAAACAAATCGACGATTGCAAAATGCGCCATCATTGGAAGAAGCGCCTGCCAGTTAA